From a single Nicotiana tomentosiformis chromosome 2, ASM39032v3, whole genome shotgun sequence genomic region:
- the LOC104098235 gene encoding uncharacterized protein: MAGNSEDIVTDDVNFGFKRSEMYELKLAGTATVYDRHVFLCYKSHETWPSHVESSDSDPLPNLLAASLRARKDEIKLKTVLTICEVREDIGLSDGDVLIFPEMIKYRNLKESDVDAFVEDVLVNGKPWTYGTQEPLSGSYVFVCSHNKRDRRCGVCGPVLIEEFSKLIESKDLKNEVHVTACSHVGGHKYAGNVIIFSTDKEGKIAGNWYGYVTQSDIPILLDEQIREGKVIERLWRGQMGLPAEITDKVNEQRVPNGTSADKKGEAPVETASQGCCQGTAGFSCCRDASAEVKEEKGQGRLPCWSGKWDRPEVFTAIGVVGAVAFVAVAYGFYKKSH; encoded by the exons atggcCGGAAACTCGGAGGACATCGTCACTGACGACGTTAACTTCGGGTTCAAACGTTCAGAAATGTACGAACTTAAACTCGCCGGGACTGCTACCGTTTACGATCGTCACGTTTTCCTCTGTTACAAATCACATGAAACTTGGCCTTCTCACGTTGAATCCTCCGACTCCGATCCACTTCCCAATCTACTCGCTGCTTCTCTTAGAGCTCGTAAGGATGAAATCAAGCTTAAG ACTGTTTTGACGATTTGCGAAGTACGTGAAGACATTGGACTATCTGATGGAGATGTTCTGATTTTTCCAGAAATGATCAAATATAG GAATTTGAAGGAGTCGGATGTCGATGCTTTTGTTGAGGATGTGCTTGTGAATGGCAAGCCCTGGACTTATGGAACGCAGGAGCCACTAAGCGGTTCTTATGTATTTGTCTGTTCTCACAACAAGCGAGATCGAAGGTGTGGTGTCTGTGGACCAGTTCTGATTGAGGAATTTAGCAAGTTGATTGAGTCCAAGGACTTGAAAAACGAAGTTCATGTGACAGCTTGTTCCCATGTTGGTGGCCACAAGTATGctggtaatgtcataatcttcAGTACAGATAAAGAAGGGAAAATTGCTGGGAATTG GTATGGCTATGTTACCCAAAGTGATATACCTATTTTGCTTGACGAACAGATCAGAGAGGGAAAAGTCATTGAAAGACTTTGGAG GGGCCAAATGGGACTGCCTGCTGAGATAACTGATAAGGTGAATGAGCAGAGGGTTCCCAATGGAACCAGTGCGGACAAGAAAGGGGAAGCGCCTGTAGAAACTGCTAGTCAGGGCTGTTGTCAAGGTACTGCAGGATTTTCTTGTTGTAGAGATGCGAGTGCGGAGGTGAAAGAGGAAAAGGGGCAGGGAAGACTTCCGTGCTGGTCAGGGAAATGGGACCGGCCTGAAGTTTTCACAGCCATTGGCGTGGTTGGAGCAGTGGCTTTTGTGGCTGTTGCTTATGGATTTTACAAGAAGTCACACTGA